The Hordeum vulgare subsp. vulgare chromosome 4H, MorexV3_pseudomolecules_assembly, whole genome shotgun sequence genomic interval ACGTACCCCTATCTATGATTAGTTCTTTAGTGGTATCTTTCTATACGGACTTCTCTCATATCGAGTTTAGTCTATCCCGGCCTTTTTTGATATTATCAGCATCCTTTAACCGTTTTTGCGTATTGAAACTTCTGAAGGCATGCATtatatatgtccaaaccatctcagacgatgttggatAAAAACTTCTTTTTAGCCGGTACTACTCTAATTCTCTCACGTATAACATTATTACGGGCATGATCCATTCTTTCATGGTCATACATCCATCTCAATAAACGCATGTTCGCAACACCTAACTATTGAACATGTCGTCTTTTAATCATCCAACACTCGATGCCATACAACATTACGAGCCAAATTGCCGTAACTTGGCACCACTTCATTCGTCCGGTTTTGATTTGATGGTTcatatcttcatcttcatcgataTCACTTATACAACATTGACCCCATATATCAAAAAGTGTTCTTATGAGATATCACCTGCCCCATCAAATAAACACATTGATTTATGAAATTTGCAGGTACGTCATGTGAATGTATGTGTACTTGTTGACAAAAAGCAAGATTATTTTAACTTTAAATGTgtatttttgaagaaaaaaacaGACTCCAATTGACCCAAGCTCTTTTCGCAATATTAGGATGAAGAGGCTTTATTGTAACCAAGCGCTTGTATGTGCCTTTTGTACAGGAACAACCCGATTTACATAGTACACGATTTTATGTTATAGCCTTACAACAACATGCGTCCCTCTTGACTGCAAAGACACAGCAAGTCCGCATATGTTGTATTAGCAACAAGCAGCCCGCTTGGACAATATAAAGCCTCCTCCTCGGCGGGATGCCTGATTTGCAGTATCCTTCCTAGCCAAACATAGCCAGCATCCACAACTCTACATGATGGGTGGAAGAACCGAGTCGTTGTTATCGGACGCGAAGAACGACATGTTTCGAAATGCATCCATGCTATTTTCCATCATCCGACTCCAACTATTTTGACTGTCTCCTAAGATGAACTCATCAGCTAGGGATCTTATTGGTGGTATATCCAAGTCTAGTGGTCCAAGTGAATCGTGCTGCAAGAAAAGAAGATAAAAatgtaagtttcggtgttatagcTTATTCAGTTAGTTTGCAGCAAAAAATAACAAGTGCTCATCTCTAATACCCAGAATATGTCATCTAGAGGCTGATCTCTCAATCCAAAATCGTTGTCACTTTGAGGCAGCGATCTGGCACAAAGTTCTTCCATAGCCTTCGCATCATCAGCACAAGGATTACCAGGAGTATCTCCTCCAGCCAAGTCCTACAACAAGAACATAAATTAACGGTGTTGAACAggtaaaaacttgttgagaacctgaAAATGACAACTAACCTGAAGAAAACCGTGAAACCCTTCTGAATTTGAAGAGTGAACTTCATTGTCGCTATCAGGAGGGCTGCTAGCTGAAGTGTTCAAACCTTCTTGCTTCCTAGCTGTGGCTGGCATAAAACTGAACTCATCACATGCTTCTTCTGCACCCCAGATAGTGGAATGTGATGTATGAGCTGGCTGTTCTGCCGCTTGATATCGAGAAGCATGTAAGGCAACAGCAGCATCAAACGAGTCACAGCTGCATGGATTCTCGTGGAAAAGAGCATTTTTGGCAATAGAGGTCACTTCACAATCTAAATTAGCAGCCTTAGATGCTTCTGTCAGTAAGTATCCAACACTGATATCAGTAAGGGTATCTGCCCAATCTAGTTCTGGTATTGCAAGATAATCAATCTGAGGATCAACCTAAAGTATAATAGAACAGATTAGAGATAACAGATCAACCATAAGATTTTTAACTTAAGACAGTATGCACAAAAAAGGAATAAGGACCTCAAAAGCTTGGTTTGCAGgaacttgttcttgattgtgatcCACAGACTGAGAGGGAGAGGTATTACTGTAAGGCTCTTCCTCAGCATTCTTGCCTGTAATAGACGGTGTACCAAGCAGTAATGCCGACTGATCTTTTGAGTTAGTTGATGATCGCTCAGAAGTGAAGTCACTGGGTAAAGTGCCATCCTTTTGCACACAGGCCTCTGAAGATCTGACCTGGACGTCTTCTGGTATCATGCAATTCTCAAAGCGGGTTAATGATATTTCACTTAGTCCTGCCTCGAGCTCAGCAAGGGAGAACCAACCATACCTTATCAACAAAAAGTTCATGCAGCAATTAGCAATTATACGGCCGGCCATTAATGGTCTAGAGCATTAGTGCATTACTATTTTATATAGCACAGAAACACCGTACCTTAATCGGAAAATAGAGGGGCTATTCACCGAAAGAAAGACGTCAGCCACAGCAACAGTATCTCGTGTTGTCCATCTCTGATAGGTAGCTAAATCCTCTTGATGGGCACAATATGGGAAAAGCACTAGCTCTCCACATGCAATGTTTGAGTTGCCCCACTTGCGAGTCAGATGTTCTAAAACAGAAGACATTTTTTTCCTGGAACTTAATGTGAGCTCCAGATGTGGATTATGATCATCCTGTTATAGAAGAGATAGGGATGTCATAACATGCTCATGCTGTTTAAGAATATGAGAAAGAACATAATATCTCAGTGTGTGCACAGCCATAGAGCACTAGGCAACACTCAGCACCATGCCCACAGCAGAAAAAAGCTTATGCATGATATAAATAGCGCTAATAAAGTTATTTGAGCTTCACGTTTCATATATTGTGAACATTTTGCCGACTACAAGGGATCTAAGATTTTGAGCTAACAGTTAACCAACTAACCAGCGATAACTGATGTGTCAAGTGCAGCTGTTGCTGGAAACATGTGATTGGTTTTTTAGCTCGCAAGCCAAAGGAGACATTTACCTTCTCCAATGCCTTTCGTGTGGCTTCATTTATGGGAAATAACTGCAGCTTCAGCTTTGAAGGTGCTTGCAGATCTCCTTCTTTCATATGATTTGTGCCCATATCtgctaataaaaataaaaatatcagGAGTTAGCATAACTTAATCTAAGTCCAGTAATTACAGGAACTACAGAACAAAGACTAGAAACAATACCATCAACAGTAGATACATTGTTTGGTGATGAAGCTAGCGTTGTTGCATCCGCATTACAGGACAAGTTCTGGGTCACCATATTGCGTTCAAGCTCCTCAGCTGCATCAGCAACTAAAGAAACACCAGCCATGGCAGCTCTCTCCCATTTCTTATATGCTGCACACGCACCAGCACCCCCTAGAATACAAATCATCTGCTATCAACACTAATGCAAGGAATGTTTTGACACTAAAGAATCCCCCCATATAATAAATTGGGCCATCAAAACTGGTCAAACATGAAGATTTCATACGATCAAAGATGAGGGGGGCTAaggatacatcatatcaaaacaaATGAAAAGAGTGATCACCtgctctccttttttgtctcacagttCTTGTGGCAGAGAGGTCTCCTTTGATTACTCCTGACTTGTTACAATTAGGTTCTGCAACCCGTTTCATAAACACTCCTTTAGAAGAGGCTCCTTTGTTACCATTTTGGGCATCCACGGGCAAGAGTTGTACTGCGAAAGATTGATTTCCTGGAGTCTTGGTGAGAACTGGAGATGAAGAAGATAGGTGTGTACCCCCTTGTGGACGCTTTCTTCTCACTCTTTTTCTGTCTTTTAGCAGTTGATTTCCCTATACGAGAAGATATGTTGCATGAGAAACAGAACTAGTCAAAATAAGCAACCTTTATACTAGGGTAAAATAAATCTTGAGGAGAACAAGCACAGTAACAATCTAAACGGACCAATGCATCTACAAATGTTTTGAATCTCCGAGGCTTCAGATGTAGCTTTGAAGCACTGCAGCTAAATTTCTCAAGAAGAGACCACCTGCACAAAAATCAGTTAATATCTCAGTATTTTTTACATACAATACAAAAGAAGCAACAAATGATCAAATGAAAAGCAAAAATTATTAGCGACAGGCAGTGTCCTCTCCCTCTTATACGTCGGAAAGAAGGGCATTTTGCATGTCAATATACAAACAATAAGCACCCTCCTTCTAGTCCCAAGTATTCATTCCCAACTATTGTTATTATGCAATGCAGGAGTATGAGAAGCTTATAAATTTTCATAAAATTCATCTTGATTGATTAGTCAGAACAGAAGACATACAATGGAATAGAAAACAACAACATAGTAAATACGACAAGGTGTTTACATAATTGATCTATAAAGGCCTCATAATTCTAGCTCCTAAACACTATACCCCAGATGTGTAATCTGCATTGCCGCAAAATACAGCATATGATTTGTAAGTTGGAATGACTACCCAAAGCTCAAGCCCTGGGAAAACAATGTCAGAAATATATAGCACCGAAACATTGTAAAATCAACTACTATTGTTTTCTCTCATGTGACTTAAATAAACAAATAGTTTGAACTACAACTTTATCAGATTAATTGCACAGCATTAAGGCTCATTCAATTACCAGCGGAGCATGGCAGCAATGGTATCCTTGGAGTTTCGTGCATCAAGTGAGAACCCAGGACCcagaagtttcttcatgcgtctAACAAGGCGATAGTAGTAATGTCTGACCTGTATTGCAACATAAATATTGAACCTTGAGGCTAATGGTGAAGTACAACATATTCTCTAGTTCATGATTTTTTATAGTTATGTCAGACACGTGATCTGTAAGATAATAAGCGAGGACAAAGCATCTGCCATCATAGAAAGTTAGAAAGCCAAACTTGTCTTCTCGTTAATGGCCAGTTTAACGCGCTTTGCTAGGGCAACATGCAGCATGGCAAAATGCCTCATGCTGCTCCAGGTGTATAGCGTCTTCGATGAGGCTTGTGCATTTTCTACTCGCCACAAGATGCTAATATACTGAGGCATGCGCCTCGTAGCCAAACATGATTACGACAGGAAAATAATAAGGGAAACTAAAAGGCAAAAGATATTACGCATGAATAAAAGTTAGTGACATGATGAGGTGTTTCTAAATCTCATGGTCTGGGCTTTGAAGTTGTCCAACCACaaaacttgaagtaaaattaGGAAGTGAAATCAGCTGTGGGCGAGCAGGGTGAGTGGCTGTAAGGAGGGGACATCAGCTACAAGTGAAAGGAGATCATCTTCATTGGTTTGTTGAGATGAAGCTTGTGATTCTCCCTCCCTGCAACCCTTCCCCAGCTACCGTGAAGGCAAACTAAGCAATAATGGCTTCATATGTTTATACTAGGGGGATACT includes:
- the LOC123449188 gene encoding TSL-kinase interacting protein 1 isoform X2; this translates as MEKEVCEEMSPPPQPVDLPVDTPPSSSDPSEKPAKKATRQWAAWTRQEEESFFNALRQVGKNFEKITLRVQGKNKDQVRHYYYRLVRRMKKLLGPGFSLDARNSKDTIAAMLRWWSLLEKFSCSASKLHLKPRRFKTFVDALGNQLLKDRKRVRRKRPQGGTHLSSSSPVLTKTPGNQSFAVQLLPVDAQNGNKGASSKGVFMKRVAEPNCNKSGVIKGDLSATRTVRQKRRAGGAGACAAYKKWERAAMAGVSLVADAAEELERNMVTQNLSCNADATTLASSPNNVSTVDDMGTNHMKEGDLQAPSKLKLQLFPINEATRKALEKDDHNPHLELTLSSRKKMSSVLEHLTRKWGNSNIACGELVLFPYCAHQEDLATYQRWTTRDTVAVADVFLSVNSPSIFRLRYGWFSLAELEAGLSEISLTRFENCMIPEDVQVRSSEACVQKDGTLPSDFTSERSSTNSKDQSALLLGTPSITGKNAEEEPYSNTSPSQSVDHNQEQVPANQAFEVDPQIDYLAIPELDWADTLTDISVGYLLTEASKAANLDCEVTSIAKNALFHENPCSCDSFDAAVALHASRYQAAEQPAHTSHSTIWGAEEACDEFSFMPATARKQEGLNTSASSPPDSDNEVHSSNSEGFHGFLQDLAGGDTPGNPCADDAKAMEELCARSLPQSDNDFGLRDQPLDDIFWHDSLGPLDLDIPPIRSLADEFILGDSQNSWSRMMENSMDAFRNMSFFASDNNDSVLPPIM
- the LOC123449188 gene encoding TSL-kinase interacting protein 1 isoform X1 — its product is MEKEVCEEMSPPPQPVDLPVDTPPSSSDPSEKPAKKATRQWAAWTRQEEESFFNALRQVGKNFEKITLRVQGKNKDQVRHYYYRLVRRMKKLLGPGFSLDARNSKDTIAAMLRWWSLLEKFSCSASKLHLKPRRFKTFVDALGNQLLKDRKRVRRKRPQGGTHLSSSSPVLTKTPGNQSFAVQLLPVDAQNGNKGASSKGVFMKRVAEPNCNKSGVIKGDLSATRTVRQKRRAGGAGACAAYKKWERAAMAGVSLVADAAEELERNMVTQNLSCNADATTLASSPNNVSTVDADMGTNHMKEGDLQAPSKLKLQLFPINEATRKALEKDDHNPHLELTLSSRKKMSSVLEHLTRKWGNSNIACGELVLFPYCAHQEDLATYQRWTTRDTVAVADVFLSVNSPSIFRLRYGWFSLAELEAGLSEISLTRFENCMIPEDVQVRSSEACVQKDGTLPSDFTSERSSTNSKDQSALLLGTPSITGKNAEEEPYSNTSPSQSVDHNQEQVPANQAFEVDPQIDYLAIPELDWADTLTDISVGYLLTEASKAANLDCEVTSIAKNALFHENPCSCDSFDAAVALHASRYQAAEQPAHTSHSTIWGAEEACDEFSFMPATARKQEGLNTSASSPPDSDNEVHSSNSEGFHGFLQDLAGGDTPGNPCADDAKAMEELCARSLPQSDNDFGLRDQPLDDIFWHDSLGPLDLDIPPIRSLADEFILGDSQNSWSRMMENSMDAFRNMSFFASDNNDSVLPPIM